A stretch of the Archangium violaceum genome encodes the following:
- a CDS encoding Ig-like domain-containing protein, which translates to MKAHLVLRLVLPLSALGVLGACGPQLGPDDADGTAGPESTLSLALTSVTLTSPPANARVQGTVTLQARAEGPIQNIEFFRGTPPGTFIGRATLLNGVGTYHWNTDGLPRGAIDVFAKAWDAPAGQPANEWRSASVRINLVDDTGWSPLSVMTVVDPMNHGAAGNGTTDDLNALKAAVNALPTKGGIVYLPPGRSFRKTNLLVVTKSHVKFWAPNRQADINATVSGTPRRQSILCRNNTGCGFFGLKFRSDAAARFSALEDHQISIDHGSDVEVVGVEVTNSAATGVFLYGSQRSYIEGNYIHHTWADHIHHTDGASQSWVWDNFIFNEAPSKGDDGVACVTYGPDSPRCGDMEWWNNTLLGSGGGRGYAVIGGNDIDIHHNWGIGVAGAGVIVASEFGRNGEYNTASSQNITIHDNWITRSAHSIGHPGILVSGKNPNAEPLTHLRLTNNVSANNVSGQNYRAEGSYTDVVSTGLSQDVNALPSPMPTLASVKLRDTSILKTRDVSFVASTYQRGLYRIHVRRNPSGSGFQQRFEYVVKGSASDVQSFLSARQAAGDTVVGSRLVGTTSYAVLLSPSPQTVPSALSGVSFQTLRAGDNDGSLSWLWALLM; encoded by the coding sequence GTGAAAGCACACCTCGTCTTACGTCTCGTTCTTCCGCTCTCCGCGCTCGGAGTCCTGGGCGCCTGCGGCCCACAGCTCGGCCCCGATGACGCCGACGGAACCGCGGGGCCGGAGAGCACCCTCTCCCTCGCCCTGACCTCGGTGACGCTCACCTCGCCGCCCGCGAATGCTCGCGTGCAGGGCACGGTGACGCTCCAGGCTCGGGCCGAGGGGCCCATCCAGAACATCGAGTTCTTCCGTGGGACGCCCCCGGGGACCTTCATCGGCCGAGCCACCCTGCTCAATGGGGTGGGCACGTACCACTGGAACACCGACGGCCTGCCGCGAGGTGCCATCGATGTCTTCGCCAAGGCCTGGGACGCTCCCGCGGGCCAGCCGGCCAACGAGTGGCGCTCGGCCTCGGTGCGGATCAACCTCGTCGACGATACGGGGTGGTCCCCGCTCAGCGTGATGACGGTGGTGGACCCGATGAACCACGGCGCGGCGGGCAACGGAACCACCGATGACCTGAATGCCCTGAAGGCCGCCGTCAACGCGCTCCCCACCAAGGGAGGCATCGTCTACCTGCCCCCGGGCAGGTCCTTCCGCAAGACGAACCTCCTCGTCGTCACCAAGAGCCACGTGAAGTTCTGGGCGCCCAACCGCCAGGCGGACATCAACGCCACGGTGAGCGGCACCCCCCGGCGCCAGTCCATCCTCTGCCGCAACAACACCGGCTGCGGTTTCTTCGGCCTGAAGTTCCGCTCGGATGCGGCGGCGCGCTTCAGCGCCCTCGAGGACCACCAGATCAGCATCGACCACGGCAGTGACGTGGAGGTGGTGGGCGTCGAGGTGACCAACTCGGCCGCCACCGGCGTCTTCTTGTATGGCTCCCAGCGCAGCTACATCGAGGGCAACTACATCCACCACACCTGGGCGGATCACATCCACCACACGGACGGCGCGAGCCAGTCGTGGGTCTGGGACAACTTCATCTTCAACGAGGCGCCCAGCAAGGGTGATGACGGGGTTGCCTGCGTCACCTACGGGCCCGACTCTCCTCGCTGCGGCGACATGGAGTGGTGGAACAACACCCTGCTGGGCTCGGGAGGGGGACGCGGCTATGCGGTCATCGGCGGCAATGACATCGACATCCACCACAACTGGGGCATCGGGGTGGCGGGAGCGGGTGTCATCGTGGCTTCCGAGTTCGGCCGCAACGGCGAATACAACACCGCCTCCAGCCAGAACATCACCATCCACGACAACTGGATTACCCGCAGCGCGCACTCCATCGGGCATCCGGGCATCCTCGTGAGCGGAAAGAACCCGAACGCCGAGCCGCTCACGCACCTGCGCCTGACGAACAATGTCTCCGCGAACAATGTGAGCGGCCAGAACTACCGCGCGGAGGGCTCCTATACAGACGTGGTGAGCACCGGGCTGTCCCAGGACGTCAACGCCCTCCCCTCGCCCATGCCGACGCTGGCGAGCGTCAAGCTGCGTGACACGTCCATTCTCAAGACGCGCGATGTGTCCTTCGTGGCCTCGACCTACCAGCGAGGCCTCTACCGGATTCACGTCCGGCGCAACCCCTCGGGCTCGGGCTTCCAGCAGCGCTTCGAGTACGTGGTGAAGGGCAGCGCTTCGGACGTGCAGTCCTTCCTCTCGGCGCGACAGGCGGCCGGGGATACCGTGGTGGGCAGCCGCCTGGTGGGCACGACCTCCTACGCCGTCCTGCTCTCGCCGTCACCTCAGACCGTCCCCTCGGCGCTCAGCGGCGTCTCCTTCCAGACCCTGCGGGCCGGAGATAACGATGGATCGCTCAGCTGGCTCTGGGCACTCCTCATGTGA